In a single window of the Ruminococcus albus 7 = DSM 20455 genome:
- a CDS encoding SNF2-related protein, with amino-acid sequence MRFNPHDYQSFCIEYIKTHPVAALLLDMGLGKTVITLTALNDLIFDDLLVSKVLVIAPLRVSRDTWPAEVKKWDHLKDLDISVIVGDLRTRKAAVSASAQVYVINRENIKWLVEYYEKNGLRWDFDCVVIDELSSFKNYQSQRFKWLRKVRPFVHRWIGLTGTPTSNGLMDLWAEIGILDGGERLGRFIGRFRESYFKPGSMNPSTGVLFSYIPRPGAEEQIYDRISDITISMKALDYLQLPDCIYVNHEVEMNDQERRLYDQMKRDLIIPTDDGDIDAANAASLSNKLLQMANGAVMQGWNQPL; translated from the coding sequence TTGAGGTTTAATCCACACGATTATCAATCGTTCTGTATTGAATATATCAAAACACATCCCGTTGCAGCCCTTCTCCTGGACATGGGCCTGGGAAAGACTGTGATCACACTGACTGCTTTAAATGATCTTATATTCGATGACCTTCTTGTTTCCAAAGTTCTGGTCATTGCACCGCTTCGGGTATCCCGCGATACCTGGCCTGCAGAGGTGAAAAAGTGGGATCATCTGAAAGACCTGGATATTTCCGTTATCGTCGGCGACTTAAGGACAAGAAAGGCGGCAGTAAGTGCTTCGGCACAGGTTTATGTCATCAACCGGGAGAATATCAAATGGCTGGTGGAATATTACGAGAAAAACGGACTCAGATGGGATTTTGACTGTGTTGTTATCGACGAACTGAGTTCATTCAAGAACTACCAGTCGCAGCGTTTCAAGTGGCTGAGGAAGGTCAGACCTTTCGTTCATAGGTGGATAGGCCTCACAGGAACTCCTACCTCCAACGGCCTCATGGACTTGTGGGCGGAGATCGGTATTCTTGACGGTGGCGAGAGACTTGGCAGGTTTATCGGACGTTTCCGTGAAAGTTATTTTAAGCCCGGTTCCATGAATCCGAGTACAGGTGTTTTGTTCTCATACATTCCCCGCCCCGGAGCGGAAGAGCAGATATATGACAGGATTTCTGATATTACCATATCCATGAAGGCACTTGACTACTTACAGCTTCCAGATTGTATCTATGTAAATCATGAGGTGGAGATGAATGACCAGGAGCGAAGGCTTTATGATCAGATGAAGCGTGACCTCATAATTCCAACTGATGACGGTGACATTGATGCTGCGAATGCGGCATCGCTTTCCAACAAACTGCTTCAAATGGCTAACGGTGCTGTAATGCAAGGCTGGAACCAACCGTTATAA
- a CDS encoding helix-turn-helix transcriptional regulator, producing the protein MIYYRKEVTMDQVKIGAFLKQLRNEKGLSQEKLAEVFGVSSRSVSRWENGRTMPDISIIIELADYYGIDIRELLNGERKSEDMNKDVKETLTMVADYTDKQKKQAILRGMILFGSEMLCCGYTIAIIIMITRGIRLSAVFVAVPLLLTAVCAFMLVMNAKDHVRSIQKVDRDKR; encoded by the coding sequence ATCATATATTACAGAAAGGAGGTCACTATGGATCAGGTTAAGATCGGGGCATTCCTTAAACAGTTGAGGAATGAGAAAGGACTATCTCAGGAGAAGCTTGCCGAGGTCTTCGGTGTTTCATCGAGGTCTGTTTCAAGATGGGAAAACGGCAGGACTATGCCGGACATCAGTATTATTATCGAACTGGCTGACTATTACGGTATCGACATCCGTGAACTGCTGAACGGAGAAAGGAAGAGTGAGGACATGAACAAGGATGTGAAAGAAACTCTGACAATGGTGGCGGATTACACCGACAAACAGAAAAAGCAGGCTATACTCAGGGGCATGATACTATTCGGTTCGGAGATGCTTTGCTGCGGGTACACCATAGCCATAATCATAATGATCACCCGCGGCATAAGGCTGAGCGCGGTGTTTGTTGCGGTGCCTTTATTACTGACGGCTGTATGTGCATTTATGCTTGTGATGAATGCAAAAGATCATGTGCGCAGTATTCAAAAAGTGGATAGGGATAAAAGGTGA
- a CDS encoding LytTR family DNA-binding domain-containing protein yields the protein MKIRLLVSEKNYSMIYKQLSAAGIEIDDTADLILSENNVCVKHLIGRKGEDIFRLDVKDITHIESFAHDIIAYSGGSEYKLNERLRRLEEILDPKEFIRVSNSAIVAVHHIKSIRPALSQKYLLTLTDGSKVDVTRTYYYIFKEFLGI from the coding sequence ATGAAGATCAGATTGCTGGTCAGTGAAAAAAATTATTCCATGATCTACAAACAGCTTTCTGCAGCAGGCATAGAGATAGATGATACTGCTGATCTTATCCTTTCAGAGAACAATGTCTGTGTAAAACATCTTATAGGCAGAAAGGGTGAGGATATATTCAGGCTGGATGTTAAGGATATCACTCATATCGAAAGTTTTGCTCACGACATAATAGCATACAGCGGAGGTTCGGAATACAAACTCAATGAACGTTTGCGCCGTCTTGAAGAGATACTTGATCCGAAGGAATTCATAAGGGTCAGCAATTCAGCGATAGTGGCAGTACACCATATAAAAAGCATACGTCCTGCCCTGTCACAGAAATATCTTCTCACCCTTACAGACGGCAGCAAAGTCGATGTAACAAGAACATACTATTACATATTCAAGGAATTCCTGGGAATATAA
- a CDS encoding O-antigen ligase family protein — protein sequence MKREDLLDFNFDWHDDSTFKEALNESGLSEKEKIRLRDERMRRLELEALKEESGGYDDYYDDDTAEETAAEDDIPAEKKTEKAKKKNAEDNSVIVSIKEDYPIRKIAVALMMSVFIAILPYISYLHYQSLTNLTAKYFSSEKGKITDWFLFQKEFCVVLAAVILSGLFMVDEVFFEKHWKDIPLRKKSMRLPVILTGVYALLLIVSGIASEHKELVLMGIVKHYEGLLGVLGYLVIFLMAMNYFCDTKSLEIFSWAMIITTLACAIFGEMEYNGHALQETDFMAHLMAPPEEYEYATMLRSTSSNVHITFFNSNYLGSFCGLMFPLALALGLGSKDVIKKILGIAAAAGIAVCAVFSNSTGGLYSIAASCVILFLIYLVYWCRNLINRQASLIGFITAVAVIAGGAAFVLNTNADIRQRVDTIVNNGSGQKMTVEERRQRLAKDHYVLKDIRQEGSSLVLDDYSGNSITVTYTAPESGNNELKYYDTKGSELEMSTDNDRYERAKDKRYRNCKFKWLEKTKKLTINLGYDKNLIFAYEDDKFKPFVHGMYTQDKINSYKGPEFFKKDLRAVSGRYFIWGTTISMLDECLFIGKGSGNFVTVFPQYDYVSLLEVYDTPAMVVNKPHNWYLGVAMDSGVVSLLVLLTMLGAFLVTGIRNVLIHPVNDSLKHLRIGVLVSVTGFMLVGIVNDSYVCVSPVFWFIFGVGWYAVSCNKVIKTN from the coding sequence ATGAAGCGGGAAGACCTGCTGGACTTCAATTTTGACTGGCACGACGACAGTACCTTCAAAGAGGCGCTGAATGAATCGGGTCTGTCCGAAAAGGAAAAGATACGTCTGCGTGACGAGCGTATGCGCAGGCTTGAACTTGAGGCGCTGAAGGAAGAGTCCGGCGGATACGACGACTACTATGATGACGATACCGCGGAGGAAACTGCCGCCGAGGATGATATCCCTGCGGAGAAAAAAACTGAAAAAGCTAAAAAGAAGAACGCTGAGGACAACAGCGTTATTGTTTCTATAAAGGAAGATTACCCCATACGCAAGATCGCTGTGGCACTGATGATGAGCGTATTCATAGCGATACTGCCGTACATATCCTATCTGCATTATCAGTCGCTTACAAACCTTACCGCCAAATATTTTTCGTCTGAAAAGGGCAAGATAACAGACTGGTTCCTTTTCCAGAAGGAATTCTGCGTGGTGCTGGCGGCGGTGATACTGTCAGGGCTGTTCATGGTGGATGAAGTGTTCTTCGAAAAGCACTGGAAGGATATACCACTAAGAAAAAAGAGTATGCGGTTACCCGTGATACTTACGGGTGTATACGCACTTCTGCTGATAGTATCAGGCATAGCATCGGAACACAAAGAACTGGTACTGATGGGCATAGTAAAGCATTATGAAGGCTTGCTGGGCGTACTCGGGTACCTGGTGATATTCCTTATGGCGATGAACTATTTCTGCGATACCAAGTCGCTGGAGATATTCAGCTGGGCGATGATAATCACCACCCTCGCCTGTGCTATATTCGGTGAAATGGAGTATAACGGACATGCACTACAGGAAACAGATTTCATGGCGCACCTTATGGCACCGCCGGAGGAGTACGAGTATGCCACAATGCTGCGCTCGACCAGCAGTAATGTACATATAACCTTTTTCAACTCCAACTACCTCGGTTCCTTCTGCGGACTGATGTTCCCGCTGGCACTGGCACTCGGACTGGGAAGCAAAGATGTAATAAAGAAGATACTGGGTATCGCTGCAGCTGCGGGAATAGCCGTATGTGCGGTATTTTCAAACTCAACAGGCGGACTTTATTCCATAGCGGCCAGCTGTGTGATACTGTTTTTAATATATCTGGTATACTGGTGCAGAAATCTTATAAACAGACAGGCATCGCTGATAGGCTTTATAACTGCGGTGGCAGTTATCGCAGGCGGTGCGGCATTCGTATTAAATACCAATGCGGATATCCGCCAACGTGTGGATACCATTGTGAACAACGGTTCGGGACAGAAGATGACCGTGGAAGAAAGAAGACAGCGTCTGGCAAAGGATCATTATGTTCTCAAGGATATAAGGCAGGAGGGCTCAAGCCTTGTGCTGGATGACTACAGCGGCAACAGCATAACCGTTACCTACACGGCACCGGAGAGCGGCAACAATGAACTAAAGTATTATGATACCAAGGGCAGCGAGCTTGAAATGAGCACTGACAACGATAGGTACGAAAGAGCCAAGGACAAAAGATACAGGAACTGCAAATTCAAATGGCTTGAAAAGACCAAAAAGCTGACAATAAATCTGGGATACGATAAGAACCTGATATTCGCCTATGAGGACGATAAGTTCAAGCCGTTCGTACACGGTATGTATACCCAGGATAAGATCAACAGCTACAAGGGTCCCGAATTTTTCAAGAAGGATCTCCGCGCTGTATCGGGTCGTTACTTTATATGGGGAACTACTATATCAATGCTGGATGAATGCCTGTTCATCGGCAAGGGCAGCGGAAATTTCGTGACGGTGTTCCCGCAGTATGACTACGTAAGCCTCCTGGAAGTATACGATACCCCTGCCATGGTGGTGAACAAACCTCACAACTGGTATCTGGGCGTGGCTATGGATTCGGGAGTAGTATCTCTGCTGGTACTGCTGACAATGCTTGGAGCATTCCTGGTGACAGGCATAAGGAACGTACTGATACACCCTGTAAACGACAGCCTGAAACATCTGAGGATAGGCGTGCTGGTATCGGTAACGGGATTCATGCTGGTGGGCATAGTAAACGACAGCTATGTATGCGTGAGCCCCGTGTTCTGGTTCATATTCGGTGTGGGCTGGTATGCGGTATCCTGCAACAAGGTGATAAAGACAAACTGA
- a CDS encoding prepilin-type N-terminal cleavage/methylation domain-containing protein: MKNSNKKGFTLVELVVVIAIIGVLAAILVPSMMGYVKKSRLKTANGNAKTAYNAVAEYAADQETQGTPVDWSKDGGTFDAKTDGTGIQHEIYKALASNGNEAGEVVVGGETINGEDTFFVQWHKTSTDDVFGQYPEAIKDVDTAEEGTFGKYIAGGKASKA, encoded by the coding sequence ATGAAAAATTCAAACAAAAAGGGCTTCACTCTGGTTGAGCTGGTAGTAGTTATTGCGATCATCGGCGTGCTCGCAGCAATCCTCGTACCTAGCATGATGGGTTATGTTAAGAAGTCCAGACTGAAGACCGCTAACGGCAACGCTAAGACTGCTTACAATGCAGTTGCTGAGTATGCAGCTGATCAGGAAACTCAGGGTACTCCTGTAGACTGGTCTAAAGATGGTGGTACTTTTGATGCAAAAACAGATGGTACTGGCATTCAGCATGAGATCTACAAGGCACTTGCTTCCAACGGTAATGAAGCTGGTGAAGTTGTAGTAGGCGGTGAGACTATTAACGGTGAAGATACATTCTTCGTTCAGTGGCACAAGACTTCTACTGATGATGTATTTGGTCAGTATCCTGAGGCTATCAAGGATGTTGATACTGCTGAAGAGGGTACCTTTGGTAAATACATCGCAGGTGGTAAGGCTAGTAAGGCTTAA
- a CDS encoding type II secretion system protein produces the protein MDKNKKGFTLVELIVVLTIIGILAAILVPALMGYVRKSRLKSSNASAKVAYNVLTGTIGKYLCEGKENEADFVGMEINCRGGEPQPKDEFTQMIYDSLAQNGEGSGIMYIGEFVNSGSRDGKDKSYFVHWIVAEGDEMVGQYPDPAYEVEDTPVYKTFRPAE, from the coding sequence ATGGACAAAAACAAGAAAGGCTTTACGCTGGTAGAGCTGATCGTTGTACTGACCATCATTGGCATACTTGCAGCTATACTGGTACCGGCTCTTATGGGATATGTCAGAAAGTCAAGACTAAAATCTTCAAATGCAAGCGCAAAGGTGGCTTACAATGTGCTGACAGGAACTATCGGTAAATATCTGTGTGAAGGCAAGGAAAACGAAGCCGATTTTGTAGGCATGGAGATAAACTGCCGCGGTGGTGAGCCACAGCCTAAAGACGAGTTCACTCAGATGATATACGATTCTCTTGCACAAAACGGCGAGGGTTCGGGCATAATGTACATAGGCGAATTTGTAAACAGCGGTTCACGCGACGGAAAAGATAAATCCTACTTTGTGCACTGGATAGTGGCAGAGGGCGATGAGATGGTTGGTCAGTACCCCGACCCTGCTTATGAGGTTGAGGATACTCCCGTTTACAAGACTTTCAGACCTGCAGAATAA
- the secD gene encoding preprotein translocase subunit SecD, with product MRKITKPVFFIVLLLILGFAYLTYAGIHHYYGDIRRSYIKGVDEIRWGIDIQGGVNATFEPEINNEDAELTDAESDAHLTDDDTDADKEKDTKITNDDMDAAKAVIEQRLVSLNITDSEVYADYTKHRIMVSFPWQSGEDNFDPAEAISELGDTAQLIFAKGTDQPTGVDDPNVVLTGNDVEKAEAQPYQNKDTGENSWVVALKLSKSGQQAFADATTELAGNGQISIWMDDTSISAPNVNEPILDGECTITGDFTYESAKSLADKINAGALPFNLRSTSTNIISASLGEGAKRAMTIAGIIAFILVAIYMMIVYKLPGFVASIALLGQAAGSLACISGFFGNIDSFTLTIPGIAGIILAIGMGVDANVIVSERIKEELNNGKTLNGAIELGYKRAWAAVFDGNITVVFVAVILMGAFGPTDSVFGTLLKPLFMAFGASTAGTIYSLGYTLLVGIILNFFFGIFCSRLMLSSLSKFKALKKRKLYGGVEKND from the coding sequence GTGCGAAAGATCACAAAACCAGTCTTTTTCATCGTGCTGCTGCTCATTCTCGGGTTTGCTTATCTGACTTACGCCGGTATACATCATTATTACGGCGATATCAGACGCAGCTACATCAAGGGCGTTGATGAGATCCGCTGGGGTATAGATATCCAGGGCGGCGTTAATGCTACATTTGAGCCTGAGATCAATAATGAGGATGCGGAACTGACCGACGCCGAATCAGACGCTCATCTGACCGACGATGACACAGACGCAGACAAAGAAAAAGACACTAAAATAACCAATGATGACATGGATGCAGCTAAGGCTGTTATCGAACAAAGACTTGTCAGCCTGAACATCACTGACAGTGAAGTGTACGCTGATTACACCAAGCACCGTATAATGGTATCGTTCCCATGGCAGTCGGGTGAAGATAACTTCGACCCTGCCGAGGCTATTTCAGAGCTTGGCGATACTGCTCAGCTGATATTCGCAAAGGGTACAGATCAGCCTACAGGTGTTGATGATCCCAACGTTGTTCTCACAGGTAATGACGTTGAAAAGGCTGAGGCACAGCCATATCAGAACAAGGACACAGGTGAGAATTCATGGGTCGTTGCTCTCAAACTCAGCAAAAGCGGTCAGCAGGCATTTGCCGATGCTACCACTGAACTTGCAGGCAACGGTCAGATATCTATCTGGATGGATGATACTTCCATATCTGCCCCCAATGTAAATGAACCTATTCTCGATGGTGAATGTACTATCACGGGTGACTTCACCTATGAATCTGCAAAGAGCCTGGCTGATAAGATCAACGCCGGTGCTCTCCCCTTCAACCTGAGATCTACAAGCACGAACATCATATCCGCCAGCCTTGGTGAAGGTGCTAAGCGTGCCATGACGATCGCAGGTATCATCGCTTTCATACTTGTAGCTATCTACATGATGATCGTATATAAGCTGCCCGGATTTGTAGCTTCCATCGCTCTGCTGGGTCAGGCGGCAGGTTCACTTGCCTGCATAAGCGGATTCTTCGGAAATATCGACAGCTTCACGCTGACAATACCCGGCATCGCAGGTATCATACTTGCTATAGGTATGGGCGTTGACGCTAACGTTATCGTTTCTGAGCGTATCAAGGAAGAACTCAACAACGGCAAGACCCTCAACGGCGCTATCGAGCTTGGTTACAAGCGTGCCTGGGCTGCTGTATTCGACGGAAATATAACTGTTGTATTCGTTGCAGTAATACTTATGGGTGCTTTCGGTCCTACTGACAGCGTATTCGGCACACTGCTGAAACCTCTGTTCATGGCATTCGGTGCGTCTACTGCGGGTACTAT